From a single Metopolophium dirhodum isolate CAU chromosome 6, ASM1992520v1, whole genome shotgun sequence genomic region:
- the LOC132946798 gene encoding glycoprotein 3-alpha-L-fucosyltransferase A-like — protein sequence MTIRQLRCLLILALCISVLYIIYTAYWLIKIKYNLEKLERPDKYNEPKVNISGNFNQQSHPYFSEPIITVTPYNKEMEWNEIANPPLPWYFKDGTIRPTKARLFPSRSWLKLSQVWPKEHIDSDRVEEQLMFVPPHYDHINAPIKSILLYNNINEWMVDSGQNEFISKDCPVNRCTITTDKSKISNIDSILFRNEFSNPGHIKTDKQIWILFIVESAYYTDLNVNHDLINWTATYRHDSDIVTPYQRWAYYDPSVTQVEQFNRNYALNKTKQVAMIVSDCNTDNYRELLYARELNKYNISVDVYGDCDELKKIESDKFLQMLDQDYKFYLAFENSNCIDYVTEKFFVNGLQNNVLPVVMGARREDYKRFAPDRSYVHVDDYESPEQLANYLRWLDADDDLYNEFFQWKGSGEFIDTKFFCRLCAMLHDDGAPAQSYQNLDRWWRGPGVCDDRGPEIPTQLPRPPIADNDKEEQ from the exons atgacgatTCGACAGTTACGTTGTCTACTGATTCTTGCATTATGTATCtcagttttgtatattatttatacggcGTAttggttaattaaaataaaatataatttggagAAGTTAGAGCGACCAGACAAGTACAATGAACCGAAAGTGAATATTTCGGGTAATTTCAATCAACAG AGCCATCCATATTTTTCGGAGCCAATTATAACTGTAACGCCTTATAACAAAGAAATGGAATGGAATGAAATTGCGAACCCACCTCTACCGTGGTATTTCAAAG ATGGTACAATAAGACCAACCAAAGCTCGATTGTTCCCATCAAGGTCTTGGTTAAAACTTTCACAAGTGTGGCCTAAGGAACACATAGACAGTGATCGCGTGGAAGAACAATTAATGTTTGTACCACCACATTATGATCATATCAATGCACCAATtaagtcaattttattatacaacaatattaatgaatGGATGGTTGATAGCGGGCAAAACGAATTCATTTCAAAAGATTGCCCAGTAAATAGATGCACAATTACTACAGACAAATCAAAAATCTCAAACATAGATTCAATTTTATTCCGAAATGAATTCTCAAATCCAGGTCACATAAAGACCGACAAACAA ATATGGATTTTGTTTATTGTCGAGTCAGCGTATTATACAGATCTTAACGTTAACCATGATTTAATCAATTGGACTGCTACATATCGTCATGACAGTGATATCGTAACGCCTTACCAACGATGGGCTTATTACGATCCGTCAGTGACTCAGGTTGAACAATTTAATCGAAATTACGCACTAAATAAAACGAAACAAGTGGCGATGATTGTTTCAGATTGCAACACTGATAATTACAGGGAACTATTATATGCTAGAGAgttgaacaaatataatatatctgtagaTGTGTATGGTGACTgtgatgaattaaaaaaaatcgaatctgATAAATTTCTACAAATGCTGGACCAGGACTACAAATTTTATTTGGCTTTCGAGAATTCAAATTGTATCGATTACGTGACTGAAAAGTTTTTTGTCAACGGACTTCa GAATAATGTTCTACCGGTCGTGATGGGCGCTCGCCGTGAAGACTACAAGCGATTCGCACCTGACCGATCTTACGTGCACGTGGACGACTACGAGTCGCCCGAACAGCTGGCCAACTACCTGCGGTGGTTGGACGCTGACGACGACCTGTACAATGAGTTCTTTCAGTGGAAGGGCTCCGGCGAGTTTATCGACACAAAGTTCTTCTGTCGGCTGTGCGCGATGCTACATGACGACGGCGCGCCGGCCCAGAGCTACCAGAACTTGGACCGCTGGTGGCGTGGACCGGGTGTGTGTGATGACCGTGGTCCTGAGATCCCGACACAATTGCCGCGGCCGCCGATAGCGGATAATGACAAAGAAGAACAATGA
- the LOC132946289 gene encoding LOW QUALITY PROTEIN: glycoprotein 3-alpha-L-fucosyltransferase A-like (The sequence of the model RefSeq protein was modified relative to this genomic sequence to represent the inferred CDS: inserted 2 bases in 1 codon): MGACVKNCRLFKIIVENMTGRQIRRLLYGLLILALFVIVIHSGRTAYWLAKDGHYSGQQHLSTEDQPDYNEQQNLQYLESPIQSLQTYSPLMMEPNEISKSLLPWYFKDGLLRPSRAKKNMKTGQRTTQVWPKEQKXNGDRVENQLMFIPPNYRYDDEPKKKILLFNGLSSWMVDDGQNVFISKQCPVNRCTITTKKSEAPDVDAILFRDHFSHPGHRKTGKQVWILYFLESPYHTELITYNDVFNWTATYRHDSDIVTPYERWAYYDPSVTQVERLERNYAFNKTKQVAWFVSNCGAKNGRLQYARELAKYISVDVYGVCGQFKCPRSDKCFQLLDQDYKFYLAFENSNCFDYVTEKFFVNGLQHNVLPIVMGGRRDDYERIAPKRSYVHVDDYESPKQLAEYLRRLDADDDLYNEYFRWKGTGEFIDTKFFCRLCAMLHDDGAPAKHYRNVNDWWRGQGVCNNAMPWRRFIESSVEAGESAGPKPVVSGD; this comes from the exons ATGGGTGCGTGTGtca AAAACTGTCGATTATTTAAGATAATAGTAGAAAATATGACGGGTCGGCAGATCCGTCGTTTGCTGTACGGACTGCTGATTTTGGCGTTATTTGTCATTGTTATACATAGTGGCCGTACTGCGTATTGGCTGGCTAAGGATGGACATTACTCAGGACAACAGCACCTCTCCACCGAGGACCAGCCAGATTACAACGAACAACAG AACTTACAATATTTGGAGTCACCGATTCAATCTTTACAAACATACAGTCCTTTAATGATGGAACCGAACGAAATTTCAAAATCGCTATTACCATGGTATTTTAAAG atgGCTTGCTGAGGCCAAGCAGAGCTAAAAAGAATATGAAGACTGGACAAAGAACTACGCAGGTGTGGcctaaagaacaaaa aaacgGTGACCGCGTTGAAAACCAACTGATGTTCATACCGCCTAATTATCGATACGACGatgaaccgaaaaaaaaaattttacttttcaaTGGTTTAAGTAGTTGGATGGTAGACGACGGACAGAATGTATTTATCTCGAAACAATGTCCGGTGAATAGATGCACAATTACTACGAAAAAATCAGAAGCTCCAGACGTTGACGCAATTTTATTTCGTGATCATTTCTCACATCCCGGTCACAGGAAAACTGGTAAACAA GTatggattttatattttctcgAGTCACCGTACCACACAGAACTGATCACTTACAACGATGTGTTCAACTGGACAGCGACATACAGACACGATAGCGATATCGTAACGCCATACGAACGATGGGCGTACTACGATCCATCAGTGACACAAGTTGAACGATTAGAACGGAATTACGCGTTTAACAAAACGAAACAAGTGGCGTGGTTTGTATCAAACTGTGGTGCCAAAAACGGCAGATTACAATACGCCAGAGAATTGGCCAAATATATATCAGTAGACGTATACGGCGTGTGTGGACAATTCAAGTGCCCTAGATCGGACAAGTGTTTCCAATTGTTGGACCAagattacaaattttatttggcTTTTGAGAACTCCAATTGTTTCGACTACGTAACCGAAAAGTTTTTCGTTAACGGCCTCCA GCACAACGTTCTGCCAATAGTGATGGGTGGGCGCCGGGATGACTACGAGCGGATAGCGCCCAAGCGATCGTACGTGCACGTGGACGACTACGAGTCACCCAAACAGCTAGCCGAGTACCTGCGGCGGTTGGACGCCGACGACGACCTGTACAACGAATACTTCCGGTGGAAAGGCACCGGCGAGTTTATCGATACGAAGTTCTTCTGCCGGCTGTGCGCGATGCTGCACGACGACGGCGCACCAGCCAAGCACTACCGGAACGTCAACGACTGGTGGCGCGGCCAGGGCGTCTGCAACAACGCTATGCCGTGGCGGCGGTTCATCGAGTCGTCTGTCGAGGCCGGCGAATCGGCTGGCCCGAAACCGGTGGTCAGTGGTGATTAG
- the LOC132946799 gene encoding glycoprotein 3-alpha-L-fucosyltransferase A-like — MDRRIHHLLNNLLILMLCIIVIYSIFTAYCPVKNKLYSRKSYKHEKKIKTQTNNDEQIVETVSAIVSKNSNRIIKRNKFENLPWYFEDGIQEPNKAEVDPTTGVRISRLWPEEKKGSDRVEEQLMFIPPNYQYENTPMKTILLYNGISNWMVDEGQSEFLSNDCPVNRCTLSTKTKLMYSMDAILFREEFYDPLFDTGRKKRSEQIWILFFLQSAYYSGFDVGNDMINWTATYRHDSDIVIPYGRWAYFDPSVTRVEQLNMNYSLNKTKQVAMIVTNCDTDNQRLLYAKELGKYISVDIYGQCEGYKMNKFDNFLQILDQDYKFYLAFESSNCIDYVTEKFFIDGLQYNVLSVVMGGRREDYERMAPRRSYLHVDDFDSPKRLAEYLRQLDADDDLYNEYFRWKGTGEFIDTKFFCRLCALLHDDDAPAKHYRDLERWWRPPDVCDHSTKWLKPPPVE; from the exons atggatcGAAGAATACAtcacttattaaataatttgctaatcCTTATGTTATGTATCATTGTTATTTACAGTATCTTTACAGCGTATTGTCCGGTTaagaataaattgtattcaagaAAATCATACAAAcatgaaaagaaaattaaaacccAAACAAATAATGATGAAcag ATTGTGGAAACTGTTTCAGCAATTGTAAGCAAAAACTCCAATCGTATAATAAAACGAAACAAGTTTGAGAATTTACCGTGGTATTTCGAAG ATGGGATACAAGAGCCTAATAAAGCGGAAGTGGACCCTACGACTGGAGTTAGAATTTCACGATTATGGCctgaagaaaaaaaaggtagtGACCGTGTAGAAGAACAACTAATGTTTATACCACCCAATTATCAATATGAAAATACACCAATGAAAACGATTTTACTATACAACGGTATAAGTAACTGGATGGTTGATGAAGGACAAAGTGAATTTCTTTCAAACGATTGTCCAGTGAATAGATGCACACTTTCAACTAAGACAAAATTAATGTATTCGATGGATGCAATTTTATTTCGAGAGGAATTCTATGATCCATTATTCGATACCGGTCGCAAAAAGCGTAGTGAACAA ATATGGATTTTATTCTTCCTTCAGTCAGCATATTACTCGGGATTTGACGTAGGAAATGATATGATTAATTGGACAGCTACATATCGACACGACAGTGATATTGTCATACCATACGGACGATGGGCATATTTTGATCCTTCAGTGACTCGAGTTGAACAGTTGAATATGAATTATTCTCTAAACAAAACGAAACAAGTGGCGATGATAGTTACTAATTGTGATACTGACAATCAAAGATTATTATATGCAAAAGAATTGGGCAAATATATATCTGTTGATATATATGGTCAATGTGAAGGAtataaaatgaacaaatttgataattttttacaaatattagaccaggattataaattctatttgGCTTTCGAGAGTTCAAATTGTATCGATTATGTGACAGAAAAGTTTTTTATAGATGGACTTCA GTACAACGTTCTATCGGTCGTGATGGGCGGGCGCCGGGAGGACTACGAACGGATGGCGCCCAGGCGGTCGTACTTGCACGTGGACGACTTCGACTCACCCAAACGGCTAGCCGAGTACCTGAGGCAGTTGGACGCTGACGACGACCTGTACAACGAGTACTTCCGATGGAAGGGCACTGGCGAGTTTATCGACACAAAGTTCTTCTGTCGGCTGTGTGCATTGTTGCACGACGACGACGCTCCGGCCAAGCACTACCGGGACTTGGAGCGATGGTGGCGGCCTCCGGACGTGTGCGATCATTCGACGAAGTGGCTTAAACCGCCGCCAGTCGAATAA